The nucleotide window GTCGCAGGTGTGGTTATTTCGGAAGATGGAAGCTGGCTGGTCGTCAAAAAGCGCTATGGCGGCTTGAAAGGAAGCTGGTCGCTGCCAGCAGGCTTCGTAGATGAAGGGGAAACGGCCGATCAGGCAGTCCTCAGGGAAGTGAAAGAAGAAACAGGTGTAGTCTGTACAGTTTCAGGACTGCTAGGTTTGCGAACTGGAGTGATCCGGGAGTCCATCAGCGATAATATGCTCGTATTTCAATTGACTCCATTGCCAGGTCAAATGGTGACTGTCGAGGAAAGTGAGCTATACGATGCGAAATTTATGACAACTGAAGAACTAAAAGAGGATCCTGATACCTCGCTTCTGCTGCATTACCTTTTAAGTAAACCCATTGGCCAAGTTTTGGAGGGAGCGGAGGGAATGGATCCAGGAAAGCAATTTCACTATAGTGCATATAAAGTATTTTTATAATTTTCTGAAATCTTAAGGAAGTGACAGATA belongs to Mesobacillus subterraneus and includes:
- a CDS encoding NUDIX domain-containing protein, with protein sequence MGKRENVWLGVAGVVISEDGSWLVVKKRYGGLKGSWSLPAGFVDEGETADQAVLREVKEETGVVCTVSGLLGLRTGVIRESISDNMLVFQLTPLPGQMVTVEESELYDAKFMTTEELKEDPDTSLLLHYLLSKPIGQVLEGAEGMDPGKQFHYSAYKVFL